In Hydractinia symbiolongicarpus strain clone_291-10 chromosome 4, HSymV2.1, whole genome shotgun sequence, the following proteins share a genomic window:
- the LOC130642061 gene encoding tubulin alpha-1C chain-like: protein MRECISVHVGQAGVQIGNACWELYCLEHGIQPDGQMPSDTTLGGGDDSFNTFFSETDSGKHVPRAVFVDLEPSVIDEVRMGTYRSLFHPEQLISGKEDAANNYARGHYTIGKEAIDPVLDRIRKLSEACTGLQGFLIFHSFGGGTGSGFSSLLMERLSVDYGKKSKLEFAIYPAPQVSTAVVEPYNSILTTHTTLEHSDCAFMVDNEAIYDICRRKLDIERPTYSNLNRLISQIVSSITASLRFDGSLNVDLTEFQTNLVPYPRIHFPMATYAPIISAEKAHHEQITVSEIANACFEPQNQLVKCDPRHGKYMSCCLLFRGDVVPKEVNVAIANIKTKRTIQFVDWCPTGFKIGINYQPPTVVPGGDLAKVSRAVCMLSNTTAIAEAWARLDHKFDLMYAKRAFVHWYVGEGMEEGEFSEAREDMAALEKDYEEVGTDSVDEDKDDDGDEY from the exons atg CGTGAATGTATTTCTGTTCATGTCGGTCAAGCTGGTGTCCAAATTGGAAATGCATGCTGGGAATTATACTGCTTAGAGCATGGTATTCAGCCTGATGGACAGATGCCATCTGATACTACCCTTGGTGGTGGAGATGATTCGTTTAATACGTTCTTTAGTGAAACGGACAGTGGCAAACATGTGCCCAGGGCTGTCTTTGTAGACCTGGAACCAAGTGTAATTG ATGAAGTCCGTATGGGTACATATCGATCATTGTTTCATCCTGAACAACTGATCTCTGGTAAAGAAGATGCAGCAAATAACTACGCACGTGGTCATTACACAATTGGAAAGGAGGCTATCGACCCTGTTTTGGATCGCATTCGCAAGCTCAGCGAAGCATGTACAGGTCTCCAGGGGTTTTTGATTTTCCATTCATTTGGTGGAGGTACTGGATCTGGGTTTTCTTCTCTACTGATGGAAAGGCTCTCTGTTGACTATGGAAAGAAATCAAAGCTTGAGTTTGCAATTTATCCTGCTCCACAAGTAAGTACCGCCGTTGTGGAACCATACAATTCTATCTTAACCACTCACACCACCTTGGAGCATTCAGATTGTGCATTTATGGTAGATAACGAAGCCATCTACGACATTTGCCGCAGAAAACTTGATATCGAGCGACCCACTTACTCCAATTTAAACCGACTTATCAGTCAAATTGTTTCAAGTATCACCGCATCACTTCGTTTTGATGGCTCACTGAATGTAGATTTAACGGAATTCCAAACCAACTTGGTACCATATCCCCGAATTCATTTCCCCATGGCAACATATGCTCCAATCATTTCAGCTGAGAAAGCCCACCACGAGCAGATCACGGTATCAGAGATCGCCAATGCTTGTTTTGAACCACAAAACCAGCTTGTGAAGTGCGATCCTCGACACGGCAAATATATGTCGTGCTGTCTGTTATTCCGTGGCGACGTGGTTCCTAAAGAAGTCAATGTTGCCATCGCcaatatcaaaacaaaacgcACCATTCAATTTGTAGACTGGTGTCCAACTGGCTTTAAAATTGGAATCAACTACCAGCCACCAACTGTTGTTCCTGGAGGAGATTTGGCGAAAGTGTCACGAGCTGTGTGTATGTTGAGCAACACCACTGCTATTGCAGAAGCTTGGGCTCGTTTGGATCATAAATTTGATCTGATGTATGCAAAACGTGCTTTTGTCCACTGGTATGTTGGTGAAGGTATGGAAGAAGGAGAATTTAGTGAAGCTAGAGAAGATATGGCTGCACTTGAGAAGGACTATGAAGAGGTGGGCACAGATAGTGTGGATGAAGATAAGGATGATGATGGTGACGAATATTAA
- the LOC130642060 gene encoding uncharacterized protein LOC130642060, giving the protein MVKCRFAKGGQECGAICDGLPGATIDEDKCTLTYNANQQKGLFPISIQIEDYASKTSTIPLSSVALQFLINVYQSTGKCSDKPYFSSTSPLDASCENIPVNGTYITRIIATSGSPNDHITEFTTSSPSGMIKSDVQKVINTTGLPTLAKGVTWYYINVTWTARQNQKGANIFCFTAVAQSKRNSERRCITLYVGASTPKIDKLSLQPKPNEIVRSTIKIFTFRYDQDIIKTTSNALIKILRDDGKVTYNFTIDSNNIKILQNRIIEIYTPGLKFEEARRYTIVADAGFVKGKHECGKEADVVTSNFGWSFVVSDNFPRLLNSPAVNVNVVNGKMQFRCGFQASNGNPRAVYEVEWFNGDSDNPIKKDIITNNNTSNLVYHSQFCLGTELHCKVRSWFSNSTNIKSNLHESEKFFIGVKSDPEVITLVEGQDPVQVTLSPTIPIICVNNTDLCEVEVAIAQQNLEVMLSRCSVKFGPKHPSRQTITIYPKEDFIVDGRKSVTLRRILHGTRGVSNWLCYEDTKAIQLTVDDRPTLQCSSTGDPHIYTFDNDRRYFDLHYPGDFVMVQSVKNNFKVHARTFMCRKSIACNCAIAAQENDDVVSIDVCKGGPKFRFPMSQNQHSGTKLNKISNSQYEVIMKI; this is encoded by the exons ATGGTAAAGTGTCGATTTGCCAAAGGTGGACAAGAATGTGGAGCTATATGTGATGGCCTACCTGGAGCAACAATTGACGAG GATAAATGTACCTTAACGTACAACGCTAACCAGCAGAAAGGATTATTTCCCATTTCAATCCAAATCGAAGATTATGCATCAAAAACATCAACTATACCTTTAAGTAGTGTTGCTttgcaatttttaataaatgtttATCAAAGCACTGGAAAATGCTCCGACAAGCCATATTTTTCATCAACATCACCGCTTGATGCGTCGTGTGAAAATATACCAGTAAATGGGACATACATTACTCGCATTATCGCTACATCTGGCTCTCCTAATGACCACAT taCTGAATTTACCACAAGTTCCCCTTCTGGAATGATCAAATCAGATGTGCAGAAAGTGATCAATACAACAGGGCTACCGACACTTGCTAAGGGGGTAACGTGGTATTATATTAACGTCACTTGGACAGCAAGGCAAAATCAGAAAGGAGCAAATATCTTTTGCTTCACAGCTGTTGCGCAATCAAA acGTAATTCAGAACGGCGATGCATAACGTTGTATGTTGGAG CTTCTACGCCAAAGATTGACAAGTTATCCCTTCAACCGAAACCAAATGAAATCGTGCGATcaacaattaaaatatttacatttcgGTATGATCAAGAT ATTATCAAAACAACATCCAATGCTTTGATCAAAATATTACGCGATGATGGCAAAGTAACCTATAATTTCACAATCGACAGCAACAACATTAAAATTCTACAAAATAGAATAATTGAGATCTATACACCAGGACTCAAATTTGAAGAAGCAAGAAGATACACAATTGTAGCTGATGCTGGCTTCGTGAAAGGTAAACACGAATGTGGAAAAGAAGCAGACGTTGTCACGTCGAATTTTGGATGGAGTTTTGTTGTCAGCG ACAACTTTCCAAGACTTTTAAATTCTCCTGCTGTCAATGTCAATGTAGTCAATGGTAAAATGCAGTTTCGATGTGGTTTCCAAGCTAGCAATGGTAATCCTAGAGCAGTTTATGAAGTGGAATGGTTTAATGGCGATTCTGATAATCCAATAAAAAAAGACATCATAACAAACAACAATACTTCTAACCTTGTGTATCACTCACAATTTTGTTTGGGTACTGAG TTACATTGTAAGGTACGTTCGTGGTTTAGCAATAGCACGAACATCAAGAGCAATCTACACGAAAgtgaaaagttttttattggTGTTAAG AGTGATCCCGAAGTCATCACATTAGTTGAAGGGCAGGATCCAGTTCAGGTAACTTTATCTCCCACCATACCAATTATTTGTGTGAATAACACAGACCTATGTGAAGTGGAGGTGGCAATTGCTCAACAGAATTTAGAAGTCATGCTCAGTAGATGCAGCGTAAAATTTGGGCCTAAACATCCATCACGTCAGACAATTACGATTTATCCAAAAGAGGATTTTATTGTCGATGGAAGAAAAAGCGTGACGTTGAGGAGAATTCTACATGGTACACGGGGTGTGTCAAATTGGTTATGTTATGAAGACACCAAAGCCATACAA ttaACAGTAGACGATCGACCAACACTACAATGTTCTTCAACAGGTGATCCTCATATTTACACTTTTGATAATGATCGGAGATATTTTGATCTCCACTATCCTGGAGATTTTGTGATGGTACAAAGCGTCAAGAACAACTTTAAG GTTCATGCCAGAACATTCATGTGCAGGAAAAGTATTGCATGTAATTGTGCGATCGCTGCTCAAGAAAATGACGATGTTGTATCCATTGACGTTTGCAAAGGTGGACCTAAATTTCGATTTCCAATGTCACAAAATCAGCATAGCGGAACTAAACTCAACAAAATAAGCAATTCACAGTATGAGGTAATCATGAAGATTTAA
- the LOC130642385 gene encoding uncharacterized protein LOC130642385 — translation MDKFIVGTTKILIVVFICFLLQINFPSGASVKVHLGSYVNVYIKIPATYYNATQGLCGIPDSDVSNELSGKDGKVYQAKRYPNSAFLTSWKLTSEESLFFKKSGKKSCRKPASAKAEEKYCTCNYGGEVEKCTTEGYAVRPTFGGAKPQTIVSNAFANCEKSSNKEKAAPPIVIPDVDDKEIYSYNPPADPVVVPKWPTKSGRTEAEAKKLCADAISKSSSGKACKKTLGDDFDDTFKTECVADIQLTDSLDFIKSSLNSMTTSCEEKALKDIKYWNNPTGTNGTNGTLTPPVAIGNNLCPNDCNNQGQCINSTCICNQGFESVDCSLVQGKPPSVEEKFIACDNREDNCLSAGVFGDGFSDSSNLKCRFYKIQVTGQPPYRKVGNPILTNGTSVSFSEVACTVPSFASTYSNTEPTLVNIGGYEIGVSNDGINYSTNTSTFVYYDSKCMTCNDTTEQCEKKTDSCLIDNVCYRLGEAKPGDNTAYCNPTKDSKKFVAKPRYECQIGAGLQDSSSKINLGTCYANFNSCKFACIAKVSSVPKINGVHFGVLSSPAYKPNNVPSCHCLVGMKKRKIRNSGQSCLLKNLEEWHSYVTCADNEMILHVNRMRYPANQKQVITLKDNRCNGVFNSSHTIIKTGFDQCGTTVEERNNYIIYKNTAKLVVGNDTVAGSGVITRKRIVNIKLECKHEKMINVSTTGAFKPVNASITTTESGMGTFQISISLLKTRSYLSKYKPEDYPVSIELSDRIYLGMELDASHSDLALTLQNCYATSTPNALDTLRYNFVENRCPKDDTFQMHKQSKKIFQYSIQAFQFLKQTSGIYIHCGAVVCKATSPDGRCQFGCAQKRKRREADENEKTGISKYYVVSSGYVKLEGGNKETKKEENKSFFSGAKGGAIAGVIGIACIGMIVVVAMKIKQHRRRAVNSKKTETEFGMNTYTNDGFNKTE, via the exons ATGGATAAATTTATTGTGGGCACGACAAAGATACTTATAGTTG tttttatttgttttcttttgcagATAAACTTCCCATCGGGTGCATCAGTAAAGGTTCACCTTGGCTCATATGTCAACGTATATATCAAGATACCGGCGACATATTACAACGCAACTCAAGGTCTATGTGGTATACCAGATAGTGATGTATCAAATGAACTATCTGGCAAAGATGGAAAGGTTTATCAAGCTAAAAGATATCCAAATTCAGCTTTTCTTACGAGCTGGAA attgACATCAGAAGAAAgtttgttctttaaaaaaagcggTAAGAAATCATGCAGAAAACCTGCATCAGCAAAAGCAGAAGAAAAATATTGCACATGTAACTACGGAGGAGAGGTGGAGAAATGTACAACCGAAGGATATGCGGTGAGACCAACATTTGGTGGTGCTAAACCGCAAACCATTGTCTCAAATG CATTTGCCAATTGTGAAAAGAGCTCAAATAAAGAAAAGGCAGCACCACCGATTGTAATCCCTGATGTGGATGACAAAGAAATCTACAGTTACAACCCCCCTGCTGATCCAGTTGTGGTACCAAAATGGCCAACAAAAAGCGGAAGAACCGAAGCAGAGGCGAAGAAGTTATGTGCAGACGCTATAAGTAAATCATCGTCTGGCAAAGCATGCAAGAAAACATTAGGAGATGATTTTGATGATACTTTTAAAACAGAATGTGTTGCTGATATTCAG TTAACAGATTCTCTAGATTTTATTAAATCATCGCTAAATTCCATGACAACATCATGTGAGGAAAAAGCATTAAAAGACATCAAGTATTGGAACAATCCAACAGGAACAAATGGAACAAATGGAACTTTGACACCACCAGTAGCAATAGGCAACAATCTATGTCCCAATGATTGCAATAATCAAGGACAATGTATAAACAGTACATGTATATGTAACCAAGGTTTTGAATCGGTCGATTGCTCTCTGGTACAAG GAAAACCGCCATCCGTTGAGGAAAAGTTTATTGCCTGTGATAACAGAGAAGATAATTGTCTCAGTGCAGGTGTATTTGGAGATGGTTTTAGCGattcttctaatttgaaatGTCGATTTTACAAAATCCAG GTAACAGGACAACCTCCATACAGAAAGGTTGGCAATCCTATCCTAACAAATGGAACATCTGTGAGTTTCAGTGAAGTGGCCTGCACTGTTCCTTCTTTTGCCAGCACATACAGTAATACCGAGCCAACATTGGTTAACATCGGAGGCTACGAGATTGGAGTGTCAAATGACGGTATTAATTACAGTACTAACACTTCTACATTTGTTTACTATGATTCCAAATGCATGACTTGTAATGACACGACAGAACAATGCGAGAAAAAG ACAGACTCTTGTTTAATTGACAATGTTTGTTACCGTCTTGGTGAAGCAAAACCAGGTGACAATACAGCTTACTGCAATCCAACCAAAGACAGCAAAAAATTTGTGGCGAAACCAA gaTACGAATGCCAAATTGGTGCCGGTCTTCAGGAcagctcatcaaaaataaacctTGGAACATGCTACGCCAATTTCAACTCCTGTAAATTTGCATGCATTGCCAAAGTGTCAAGCGTCCCCAAAATAAACGGGGTACACTTTGGAGTTTTATCTTCACCTGCATACAAACCTAACAATGTGCCATCATGTCACTGTTTGGTTGGTATGAAGAAACGCAAGATACGTAACTCAGGACAGTCATGCTTACTGAAAAATCTTG AAGAGTGGCACAGCTATGTCACATGTGCTGACAACGAAATGATACTACACGTGAACAGAATGAGATATCCAGCAAATCAAAAGCAAGTGATCACTTTGAAAGATAATCGCTGCAACGGAGTTTTTAATTCCTCGCATACGATTATCAAAACAGGTTTTGATCAGTGCGGCACGACTGTAGAAGAACGTAATAACTATATTATCTATAAAAACACAGCCAAGTTGGTGGTTGGGAACGATACGGTTGCTGGAAGTGGTGTCATAACACGGAAGAGGATTGTAAACATAAAGTTGGAGTGTAAACACGAGAAAATGATTAATGTGTCAACAACAGGAGCATTCAAACCAGTAAATGCATCCATTACAACTACAGAAA gcGGAATGGGAACGTTCCAAATCAGCATATCGTTATTGAAAACGAGGTCATATTTGTCAAAATATAAACCGGAAGATTATCCTGTCTCGATAGAGCTATCTGATCGAATATACCTGGGTATGGAACTGGACGCGTCTCATTCCGATTTGGCACTCACTCTTCAAAATTGCTATGCCACCAGCACACCTAATGCATTGGATACGTTGCGATACAATTTTGTTGAGAATAG ATGTCCAAAAGACGACACTTTTCAAATGCACAAACAGAGCAAGAAGATATTCCAATACAGTATCCAAGCTTTCCAATTTTTGAAGCAAACATCAGGCATCTACATCCACTGTGGTGCTGTTGTGTGCAAAGCAACTTCACCTGATGGCAGATGTCAATTTGGTTGTGCGCAAAAACGAAAGCGAAGGGAAGCAGATGAGAATGAAAAGACTGGCATATCGAAATATTACGTTGTGTCAAGTGGATATGTGAAATTAGAAGGTGGTAATAAAG